The genomic DNA ACGGCAGGCGGCCGGCCAGCATCAGGTAGCCGAGGACTCCAAGCCCGTAGAGATCGCTGCGTCCATCGAGGTCGGCTTCGCCGACTGCCTGCTCGGGTGACATGAAGTGCGGCGTGCCGAACGCGCACCGGAGCTCGGACGGGCGCGGATCCCACGAGCGCCGACGCGCGACGCTGAAATCGGCGAGCAGCGCGCGTCCCGTTTCGCGATCGACGAGCACGTTCTCCGGCTTGAGATCGCGGTGCACCACGCCTTGGCTGTGCGCGTAGTCGAGCGCGCGCGCGAGCTGCAGGAGCACGAGTCGCGTTTCTTCCGGGGAGATGCGGCCCAGGGCGCGTATGCGGTCGCCTAACGACTCACCGGGCACGTAGCGCATGGCCATGTACATGACGCGCGACGTCTCACCGAACGCGTACAGCGGCACGATACCGGGGTGCTCGAGCTGCGCGGACAGGCGCGCCTCGGCGCGGAACCGCTCGCGCGCATCTTCGCGGGTCTTGAGGTCGTTGCGAAGCACCTTGAGCGCGACGTGCCGGTGCAGACTGACATCACGGGCGAGATACACGGCGCCCATTCCTCCGCGACCGAGCGGGCGAACGACCTGGTACTGCCGTATGAGCTCGCGGGCCACGAGATCCCGTTCGACGTCCGGTGCTCCACGCTCGAGCGTCGGCGTCACCCGGGGTACGCGGGCAGCGGAGTCGAGAACTAGCGCTTCCATGCGGTGCTCGTGGTCGGAGGAGACGGATGTGCCCAACTGTGGTTCTCCATAAGAAAGTACCGGGCCAATGCTATCCGTCGCGGAACTCGTTGTGCGTCAAAACGTTGCGTCGCCGTCGCCCGCCGTTTTCGTCCGGCAGTTGTCCGATCCTGGGACAGCACGTGCCGAGAATGGAACGGCGTTTGGGCGACTGCACGACGTTCATGGAGTTGGATGGTCGAACTGTGCGTTTGGTTGCTTCGCGTCTCGCAACGGCGGTTGCACGTGACGCGAAGGTGACCGCGCGCTCAGATGATGACGGGTCACGAGACGCGCTCCTTGGGTCGTGCGCCGGCCGCTAGGTTTCGCGATGCGCGCTGCATGAGCAGTGCGCATTCAACGGCGGAGATCGGCATGGTGTCTCGGATTCGTACGGCGGCAGTCTGGCTCGCTCTGGCAGTGCTCGTTGGAACCGGCGATGCGGCACGCGCGGCCGCGCAGGACTCGGCGGTCCAGGCGCCGCCGCTCTCGGCGCCGATCCCGACGGATCCGAGCGTGACGATCGGCGTTTTGCCTAACGGGCTGCGATATTACATTCGCGAGAATCACAGGCCCGAGCACCGCGCGGAGCTGCGGCTGGTGGTGAACGCCGGATCGATTCTGGAGGACAGTGCCCAACGCGGACTGGCGCACCTGATCGAGCACATGGCGTTCGCCGGCACGCGGCATTTTGCGCGACAGGCGCTGGTCAACTATCTGGAGTCGACGGGCGTTCGCTACGGCGCGGACCTCAACGCCGGGACGAGCTTCGACGAAACCGTGTATCAGCTCACGGTGCCGACCGACAGTGCGAAACTGCTGGAGCGCGGGGTCGAGATTCTGGAGGACTGGGCAGACGGCGTGACGTTCGACTCGACGGGCCTGGCGCGCGAACGGAAAGTCGTGACCGAAGAGTGGCGGTTAGGCAGAGGCGCCGCCCAGCGGATTCGCGACAAGCAGTTCCCGGTGCTGTTCGCGAACTCGCGGTACGCGCGCCGGATACCGATCGGCGATCCGAACATCATCGCGACGGCACCGCGCTCGGAGCTGCTCGAGTTCTATCACGAGTGGTATCGCCCCGATCTCATGGCGGTGGTGATCGTGGGGGATTTCGACAAGGCGCAGGTCGAGCGCTGGGTGAAGTCCGACCTGGGCCAGGTG from Gemmatimonadaceae bacterium includes the following:
- a CDS encoding serine/threonine-protein kinase is translated as MEALVLDSAARVPRVTPTLERGAPDVERDLVARELIRQYQVVRPLGRGGMGAVYLARDVSLHRHVALKVLRNDLKTREDARERFRAEARLSAQLEHPGIVPLYAFGETSRVMYMAMRYVPGESLGDRIRALGRISPEETRLVLLQLARALDYAHSQGVVHRDLKPENVLVDRETGRALLADFSVARRRSWDPRPSELRCAFGTPHFMSPEQAVGEADLDGRSDLYGLGVLGYLMLAGRLPFTGESFAEITAKHLFSPVPPLAGLAPHAPRDLVRAIECCLEKELDKRWQTGRQLAAALERGRTPLGMMRMIRRFFGAQRSA